In Phlebotomus papatasi isolate M1 chromosome 1, Ppap_2.1, whole genome shotgun sequence, the following proteins share a genomic window:
- the LOC129809537 gene encoding farnesol dehydrogenase-like, with amino-acid sequence MEQWKNRVAVVTGASAGIGAAIAVDLVKAGMTVVGLSRRVERVEALKDKLPGNLRVNLHAMKCDITQEEEIIRVFELIDAKFNGIDVLINNAGLLRKTALIDNDNSDIIREIIDTNVMGLVFCTREAYKSMEKHGRNSHVVHINSVVGHHLLCYLDQPSQNMYPASKFAVTAITEIHRQEFIRSKHHIKVTSVSPGVVKTDIFLPEHRDLIAQGPHLLPEDVSNSVLHVLGTPPHVQIHELTIKPFGEVF; translated from the exons ATGGAGCAGTGGAAAAATCGAGTTGCGGTTGTAACTGGAGCTTCTGCag GCATAGGAGCAGCTATTGCTGTAGACCTCGTAAAAGCGGGAATGACCGTTGTGGGATTGTCCAGAAGGGTTGAACGAGTAGAAGCCCTAAAGGATAAACTCCCTGGCAATCTTCGAGTCAATCTTCATGCCATGAAATGCGATATAACACAAGAAGAGGAAATAATAAGAGTATTTGAGTTGATTGATGCAAAATTCAATGGAATTGATGTCTTGATCAACAATGCTGGATTACTTCGCAAGACTGCCCTCATAGACAATGACAATTCCGATATCATTCGAGAGATTATTGATACTAATGTGATGGGTTTGGTTTTCTGCACCAGAGAAGCCTACAAATCTATGGAGAAGCATGGAAGAAATTCCCATGTTGTTCATATCAATAGCGTTGTTGGCCATCATCTTCTGTGCTATCTCGACCAGCCGTCTCAAAATATGTATCCTGCAAGCAAATTTGCAGTAACTGCCATCACTGAAATCCACCGTCAGGAGTTCATTAGGAGCAAACATCACATCAAGGTGACTTCTGTGAGTCCGGGAGTTGTGAAAACAGATATCTTTCTCCCAGAACACAGAGATTTAATTGCACAAGGACCACATCTTCTGCCAGAAGATgtttccaatagtgtcttgcaTGTTCTGGGAACCCCTCCGCATGTTCAAATCCATGAATTGACCATCAAACCATTTGGAGAAGTTTTCTAA
- the LOC129802623 gene encoding farnesol dehydrogenase-like: MEQWKNKVAVVTGASAGIGAAIGVDLVKAGMITIGLARRVERVDALKKNLPENLQGNLHAVKCDVSKEDDIVRVFEWIETKFKGIDVLINNAGIVRQTELINKDNSTAIHEVINTNVLGLVFCTREAYKSMEKHGRNSHVVHINSIVGHNIIRNLQMLSANMYPASKFAVTAITELHRQEFIRSNHHIKVTSVSPGATDTEIFQKDICEKIGKIPLLQPEDVSHSVLHVLGTPPHVQIHELTIKPFGERV, translated from the exons ATGGAACAGTGGAAAAATAAAGTTGCTGTCGTGACAGGTGCTTCAGCTG GCATTGGTGCTGCAATTGGTGTGGACCTAGTTAAAGCTGGAATGATCACAATCGGATTAGCTCGAAGGGTTGAAAGAGTTGACGCTCTAAAGAAAAATCTTCCGGAAAATCTTCAAGGAAATCTTCACGCTGTGAAATGTGATGTGTCCAAGGAAGATGATATCGTGAGGGTTTTTGAATGGATCGAAACTAAATTTAAAGGAATTGATGTATTAATCAACAATGCCGGAATAGTTAGACAAACTGAGCTTATCAATAAGGATAATTCAACTGCAATTCATGAAGTGATTAATACAAACGTTCTTGGTCTTGTCTTCTGTACCAGAGAAGCGTATAAATCAATGGAAAAGCACGGGAGAAATTCTCATGTTGTTCACATAAATAGCATTGTTGGACACAATATCATTCGAAATCTTCAAATGCTCTCTGCAAACATGTATCCTGCAAGTAAATTTGCAGTAACTGCAATTACAGAACTTCATCGTCAAGAATTCATTCGTAGCAATCATCACATCAAAGTGACTTCTGTAAGTCCAGGTGCTACTGAtactgaaatttttcaaaaagatatttgcgaaaaaattggaaaaatcccTTTACTACAACCTGAAGATGTATCTCACAGTGTTTTGCATGTTTTGGGTACACCTCCTCATGTTCAGATTCACGAACTTACCATAAAGCCCTTTGGTGAGCGTGTATGA
- the LOC129809539 gene encoding ATP-dependent RNA helicase DDX47, with protein MSDSELESGSGNSENGDNSGENSEENGVGDAAENGTDVGEKETQLTWQDLGLNDVLCEACAELKWKAPSKIQREAIPLALQGKDVIGLAETGSGKTAAFALPILQSLMETPQSLFALILTPTRELADQIGDQFKALGSGIGLKVAVIVGGMDMTAQSLQLAKRPHIVIATPGRLLDHLENTKGFDLDRIKYLVMDEADRILNMDFEVELDKILKEIPRERRTFLFSATMTSKVRKLQRACLRDPVKVEVSSKYQTVEKLQQYYVFIPSKFKDIYLLHILNDLAGNSFMIFCSTCNNTLRTALMLRELGLAAVPLHGQMSQNKRLAALNKFKSKSRSILIATDVASRGLDIPHVDVVLNFDIPTHSKDYIHRVGRTARAGRSGKAITFVTQYDVELYQRIEHLIGKQLPQYECDKDEVMVLQERVGEAQRSAKVALKEIEDRKSGGKNRKNADGSDDDTEQFVGVRKRIKSSKGGKGGKFKKMKRK; from the exons atgtCAGACTCAGAGTTGGAAAGTGGCTCAGGAAATAGTGAAAATGGGGATAATTCTGGAGAGAATAGTGAGGAAAATGGTGTTGGTGATGCTGCGGAGAATGGTACAGATGTAGGAGAGAAGGAAACACAGCTAACATGGCAGGATTTG GGGCTCAATGATGTCCTTTGTGAAGCTTGTGCAGAGCTCAAATGGAAGGCTCCCAGCAAAATTCAGCGAGAAGCTATTCCTCTAGCTCTTCAGGGAAAGGATGTGATAGGGCTTGCTGAGACAGGATCCGGGAAAACAGCTGCTTTTGCATTGCCAATTCTCCAATCTCTGATGGAGACGCCACAATCTCTCTTTGCCCTGATACTGACGCCAACTAGGGAGCTTGCTGATCAAATTGGGGATCAATTCAAAGCTCTGG GAAGCGGCATTGGGTTGAAAGTTGCAGTAATTGTTGGTGGAATGGACATGACAGCTCAATCTCTGCAGCTTGCCAAGCGTCCTCACATTGTAATAGCCACTCCGGGTAGATTATTGGATCACCTGGAGAACACAAAAGGCTTCGATTTGGATAGGATAAAGTATTTGGTGATGGATGAGGCTGATCGAATTCTCAATATGGATTTTGAGGTGGAATTGGATAAGATCCTGAAGGAGATTCCACGGGAAAGAAGAACATTCCTTTTCAGTGCTACAATGACGAGCAAAGTGAGGAAGTTGCAGAGGGCTTGCCTGCGGGATCCCGTCAAGGTGGAAGTGTCCAGCAAGTATCAAACAGTTGAGAAACTTCAGCAGTACTACGTCTTCATCCCCTCAAAATTCAAAGATATTTATTTGTTGCACATTCTCAATGATCTGGCTGGGAATAGTTTTATGATCTTCTGCAGCACTTGCAACAATACCCTGAGAACAGCGTTGATGCTGAGGGAATTGGGCTTGGCAGCTGTACCTCTCCATGGTCAGATGTCGCAGAATAAGCGATTAGCAGCACTGAACAAGTTCAAATCCAAGAGCAGGTCCATCCTGATTGCCACTGATGTGGCTTCGAGAGGGCTGGACATTCCGCATGTGGACGTTGTGCTGAACTTTGACATCCCCACCCACAGCAAGGACTACATCCATCGCGTTGGCCGAACAGCCAGGGCAGGAAGATCAGGAAAAGCCATCACATTTGTCACTCAGTACGATGTTGAGCTGTATCAGAGGATAGAGCATCTGATTGGGAAGCAATTGCCGCAGTATGAGTGCGACAAGGACGAAGTAATGGTGCTCCAGGAGCGAGTGGGTGAAGCCCAGCGAAGTGCCAAGGTGGCTCTCAAGGAGATAGAAGATCGAAAGAGTGGAGGGAAGAATAGAAAAAATGCCGATGGAAGTGATGATGATACTGAACAATTTGTGGGAGTGAGGAAAAGGATAAAATCCTCAAAGGGTGGAAAAGGTGGGAAGTTCAAGAAGATGAAGAGGAAATAA
- the LOC129809533 gene encoding farnesol dehydrogenase-like translates to MEQWKNKVAVVTGASAGIGAAIAVDLVKAGMITIGLARRVEKVEALKKDLPENLQRNLHAVKCDVSKEDDIVRVFQWIDTKFKGIDVLINNAGIVRQTELINKDNSTAVREVIDTNVLGLVFCTREAYKSMEKHGRNSHVVHMNSTVGHDLIRNLQSPSTNIYPASKYAVTAITELHRQEFIRSKNHIKVTSVSPGLVRTEMTQWDGVDLASAMPFLEAEDISQSILYILGTPPHVQVHELIIKPFGEWF, encoded by the exons ATGGAACAGTGGAAAAATAAAGTTGCAGTTGTAACAGGTGCTTCAGCCG GTATTGGTGCTGCAATTGCTGTGGACCTGGTTAAAGCTGGAATGATCACAATCGGATTAGCTCGAAGGGTTGAAAAAGTTGAAGCTCTGAAGAAAGATCTTCCCGAAAATCTTCAAAGAAATCTTCATGCTGTGAAATGTGACGTGTCCAAGGAAGATGATATCGTGAGAGTTTTTCAATGGATTGATACGAAATTCAAAGGAATTGATGTATTAATCAACAATGCCGGAATAGTTAGACAAACTGAGCTTATTAATAAGGATAATTCTACTGCAGTTCGTGAAGTGATAGACACAAACGTTCTTGGTCTTGTCTTCTGTACCAGAGAAGCTTACAAGTCCATGGAAAAGCACGGAAGAAATTCTCATGTTGTTCATATGAACAGTACAGTTGGACACGATCTCATCCGAAATCTTCAATCGCCATCTACCAATATATATCCTGCAAGTAAATATGCAGTTACAGCTATTACAGAACTTCATCGTCAAGAGTTCATCCGCAGCAAAAATCATATCAAAGTGACATCAGTGAGTCCAGGATTAGTGAGAACTGAAATGACTCAATGGGATGGTGTTGATTTGGCTTCTGCAATGCCATTTCTAGAAGCAGAGGATATATCACAAAGTATCCTATATATCTTAGGGACTCCACCACATGTTCAAGTCCACGAGTTAATCATCAAGCCATTTGGAGAATGGTTTTAA
- the LOC129809538 gene encoding serine/threonine-protein phosphatase 4 regulatory subunit 2: protein MLVMENPEEVLQILERYTKIRPNDIPQELELYIRHVAKTGDTVYRWPNIKYLFREKLICVIKQFHDSTPSIEDLPQYPNVDPFNYETMKNSLLERLDTFSAAPFTIQRIAELLSDPRKQYTRIDKFMRAVEKNILVVSTIEPGRKATDSENGDSLDSMVNGDLPTEVDVDIDMSNTALPPINTLAPSAAVIMAEVAAVAKFVSNASKSPTPEDNVTLPDALEVAEVEPEVNITDSIEKFDGAEEAKTDENPPEASAFSPVVVIKPLDETETPKKEAAEESVETKEEEKPAQPETETAEAEVPSAEVVSEEPEKIDSDNSNVTISSSSSDDSNSTDESLTGQSSDAEEKAIAVSSVAAPEPPSVDDDSTTQDRTVEEIPVSDSSSEGEAKSSATEEVAAEEPAKAEEVLPEEEKLPETSESTTTADNDPPIAFHATESKEEPQEETQDRTEDGEPVCKKPMEMLIEVPPALPLEDIPAAAAASPIDVVSQMVEEVTPSEELVKIDEPLPSTDSSSSPSDESTDLVLPLEVAEMEVAPVVPEVSAMATEDTPIKNDDAMEVDESSMEPMDQ from the exons ATGCTCGTGATGGAGAACCCTGAAGAAGTGCTACAGATCCTAGAGCGCTATACGAAAATTAGGCCAAATGACATTCCCCAAGAGCTCGAGCTGTATATTCGTCATGTAGCCAAAACAGGGGATACTGTGTACAGATGGCCAAATATTAAGTATTTATTCCGTGAGAAGTTAATCTGTGTGATCAAGCAATTTCACGACTCGACACCATCTATCGAAG ATTTGCCTCAATACCCCAATGTTGATCCTTTCAACTATGAAACCATGAAAAATTCCCTTTTGGAGCGTCTGGACACCTTCAGTGCAGCCCCCTTTACAATACAGAGAATTGCCGAATTACTCTCTGATCCCCGGAAGCAGTATACGCGGATTGATAAGTTTATGCGGGCTGTTGAGAAGAATATCTTAG TTGTAAGTACAATAGAGCCGGGAAGGAAAGCGACTGACAGTGAGAATGGTGACAGCTTGGATTCCATGGTGAATGGAGACTTGCCGACGGAAGTGGATGTGGATATTGATATGTCCAATACAGCCCTTCCACCAATAAACACCCTCGCCCCATCGGCAGCTGTTATCATGGCAGAAGTGGCAGCTGTGGCCAAATTTGTCTCCAATGCCTCAAAATCACCCACCCCGGAGGACAATGTCACCCTCCCGGATGCCCTTGAAGTGGCAGAAGTTGAGCCAGAGGTGAACATCACTGACAGCATAGAGAAATTTGACGGTGCCGAAGAGGCCAAAACTGACGAAAATCCTCCGGAAGCATCAGCTTTCAGTCCTGTTGTGGTGATAAAGCCCCTTGATGAGACAGAGACGCCGAAAAAGGAGGCAGCGGAGGAGAGTGTTGAGACAAAGGAGGAAGAAAAGCCCGCACAACCAGAGACAGAGACAGCAGAAGCTGAAGTTCCAAGTGCGGAAGTTGTTTCTGAGGAACCTGAGAAAATTGACTCAGACAACTCCAATGTGACCATCTCGTCGTCCTCCTCGGATGACAGCAATAGCACCGATGAGAGTCTCACAGGGCAATCATCGGATGCTGAAGAGAAGGCAATTGCTGTAAGTTCAGTGGCTGCACCGGAGCCACCATCTGTGGATGATGACTCTACGACTCAGGACAGAACTGTCGAAGAAATCCCTGTTAGTGATTCCTCGAGCGAGGGAGAGGCCAAATCCAGTGCAACGGAGGAAGTTGCTGCAGAAGAACCTGCCAAGGCTGAAGAAGTACTGCCCGAGGAGGAAAAACTGCCGGAGACGTCAGAAAGTACCACGACAGCTGACAATGATCCCCCAATTGCATTCCATGCGACAGAGAGTAAAGAAGAGCCGCAGGAGGAGACGCAAGATCGCACGGAAGATGGTGAACCGGTGTGCAAGAAACCCATGGAAATGTTGATTGAAGTTCCACCGGCATTGCCCCTGGAGGATATCCCAGCAGCTGCTGCAGCCAGTCCAATTGATGTGGTGTCACAGATGGTGGAAGAAGTGACACCCAGTGAAGAATTGGTGAAGATCGATGAACCCCTCCCAAGTACAGATTCCTCCTCGTCACCATCCGATGAATCGACAGACCTCGTGCTACCGCTCGAAGTGGCTGAAATGGAGGTGGCTCCGGTGGTTCCGGAAGTCTCGGCAATGGCCACTGAGGACACCCCAATCAAGAATGATGACGCCATGGAGGTGGATGAATCCAGCATGGAGCCAATGGATCAATAA
- the LOC129809535 gene encoding farnesol dehydrogenase-like, which translates to MEQWKNRVAVVTGASSGIGAAIAKDLVKAGMVTIALARRVQKAEELKKELPENLRHNFHAMKCDVSKEEEIIDTFAKIDSQFNGIDVLINNAGVARNTKLIKHDNSVPVREVMDTNVLGLVFCTREAYKSMEKHGRNSHVVHINSLLGHHIIFSTQMPSFNMYPASKFAVTAITEIHRQEFIRSKHHIKVTSVSPGLVRSEMTQRDGIDLTSLMPSLEAEDISQSILYVLGTPPHVQVHELTIKPFGEMF; encoded by the exons ATGGAGCAGTGGAAAAATAGAGTGGCCGTTGTAACAGGTGCTTCCTCAG GAATCGGGGCTGCAATAGCTAAAGATCTCGTCAAAGCTGGAATGGTAACGATAGCATTAGCTCGCCGGGTTCAAAAGGCTGAGGAGCTCAAGAAGGAACTTCCTGAAAATCTGAGGCATAATTTTCACGCCATGAAATGTGATGTATCCAAGGAGGAGGAGATTATTGATACATTTGCTAAGATTGACTCTCAGTTCAATGGAATTGATGTCTTGATCAACAATGCTGGTGTAGCCAGGAACACTAAACTCATTAAGCACGACAATTCAGTTCCTGTGAGAGAGGTGATGGACACAAATGTTCTTGGTCTTGTCTTCTGCACCAGAGAAGCCTACAAATCTATGGAGAAGCATGGAAGGAATTCTCATGTTGTTCATATTAATAGCTTACTAGGCCACCACATTATTTTTAGTACCCAAATGCCATCGTTTAATATGTATCCTGCAAGTAAATTTGCAGTAACTGCAATTACAGAAATCCATCGTCAAGAATTCATCCGCAGCAAGCACCATATTAAAGTGACATCAGTGAGTCCGGGATTAGTGAGATCTGAAATGACTCAACGGGATGGTATTGACTTGACTTCTTTAATGCCCTCTCTAGAAGCTGAGGACATATCCCAAAGCATCCTTTATGTATTAGGGACTCCTCCACATGTGCAAGTCCACGAACTAACTATTAAACCATTCGGTGAAATGTTTTAA
- the LOC129802700 gene encoding uncharacterized protein LOC129802700, with translation MEQWKNRVAVVTGASSGIGAAIVLDLVKAGMITIGLARRVERVEALKKNLPSNLQENLHAVKCDVSKEDEIIKVFTWIDSKFNGIDVLINNAGILRTTELINKDNSTAIREVLDTNVMGLVFCTREAVQSMLKHKRNSHIVHINSIVGHNIMFSAELPSLNIYPASKFAVTAITEIHRQELIRSKHHIKVTSVSPGAVKTEIFSEEQAEFVAKIPILEPEDISQSVLHVLGTPPRVQIHELTIKPFGEMFYIWFSYIAKLKICQSAFGVDIVWMHKKDSALKMDQWKDRVAVVTGASSGIGAAIARDLVKAGMITVGLARRVERIEALKDDLPSDIRHNLHALKCDVSKEEDIISVFGRIDAKFNGIDVLINNAGIYRETALTDPNNSIHVREVIDTNVMGVVFCTREAFKSMEKHGRNSHVVHINSIAGHKVYCNLEQPPINIYPASKYAVTAITEIHRQEFIRSKKHIKVTSISPGLVKTEIFLPAHKDIFDQLPCLEPEDVSQSVMYALGTPPRVQVHDLTIKPFGEPF, from the exons ATGGAACAGTGGAAAAATAGAGTGGCTGTAGTTACTGGTGCCTCTTCAG GCATAGGGGCTGCAATCGTCTTGGATCTTGTGAAAGCTGGTATGATAACAATTGGACTAGCTCGAAGAGTTGAAAGAGTTGAAGCTCTGAAGAAAAATCTTCCATCTAATCTCCAAGAAAATCTCCATGCTGTGAAATGTGATGTGTCCAAAGAAGACgaaattattaaagtttttacttGGATTGACTCTAAATTCAACGGCATTGATGTTCTAATTAACAATGCTGGAATTCTTCGTACAACAGAACTTATCAATAAGGATAATTCTACTGCAATTCGTGAAGTGTTAGATACAAATGTTATGGGTCTTGTCTTCTGCACAAGAGAAGCTGTGCAATCTATGTTGAAGCATAaaagaaattcccatattgTTCATATTAACAGTATCGTTGGACACAATATTATGTTTAGTGCTGAACTACCATCCCTCAACATTTACCCAGCAAGTAAATTTGCAGTAACTGCAATTACAGAAATTCATCGTCAAGAGTTGATCCGCAGTAAACATCATATTAAAGTGACATCGGTTAGCCCTGGTGCAGTAAAAACTGAAATTTTCAGTGAAGAACAGGCAGAATTTGTAGCTAAAATCCCTATACTTGAACCTGAAGATATTTCACAAAGTGTCCTTCATGTTCTAGGCACTCCTCCTCGTGTTCAAATACACGAATTGACTATTAAACCTTTCGGAGAAATGTTT TATATCTGGTTTTCCTATATTGCTAAACTGAAAATTTGTCAGTCGGCTTTTGGAGTTGATATAGTTTGGATGCACAAAAAAGACTCTGCGTTAAAAATGGATCAGTGGAAGGATAGAGTAGCTGTTGTGACTGGTGCATCTTCAG GAATTGGAGCTGCTATTGCTAGAGACCTTGTTAAAGCGGGAATGATAACGGTAGGATTGGCTCGAAGAGTAGAAAGAATTGAAGCTCTCAAGGATGATCTTCCATCCGATATCAGACACAATTTGCACGCTCTAAAATGCGACGTTTCCAAAGAAGAGGATATTATTAGTGTTTTCGGAAGGATTGATGCTAAATTCAATGGAATCGACGTGTTAATCAACAATGCTGGTATTTATCGTGAGACTGCCCTGACTGATCCAAACAACTCCATTCATGTTCGTGAAGTGATTGACACAAATGTTATGGGTGTTGTCTTTTGTACGAGGGAAGCTTTCAAATCCATGGAGAAACACGGAAGAAATTCCCATGTTGTTCACATCAACAGCATTGCTGGACATAAAGTCTACTGCAATCTTGAGCAACCGCCAATAAACATCTATCCAGCAAGCAAATATGCTGTAACTGCCATTACAGAAATTCATCGGCAGGAATTCATTCGAAGCAAGAAGCACATCAAAGTGACTTCTATAAGTCCTGGCCTTGTGAAAACTGAGATATTTTTGCCAGCACACAAGGACATATTCGATCAGCTTCCGTGTCTTGAACCAGAAGATGTTTCCCAGAGTGTTATGTATGCTTTGGGAACTCCTCCTCGTGTGCAAGTTCATGATCTTACCATTAAACCTTTTGGAGAGCCTTTCtga
- the LOC129809540 gene encoding transcription factor E2F5: MNEPSVEFKRNDKSLGLLTKRFVALLRQSDDGILDLRHAADALCVRQKRRIYDITNVLEGIGLIEKKSKNSIRWRGSVQQPSTNRKVMHLQSVASSLKEEEDELTEHCMYMRQNLKNILGDTVNQSYAYVTRDDLLDCYGEDNVMVLRCSEKMQLSVPLKSEAEESECALQISSQMREIDVRLLTKQGRSLVQKSTLPSSEYGSRIKQEPVDNELNSPKRNAEDDDVKHALPAKRRPGRPRKVKKVPDYESDESDSEERRKTAEILLNHTNKEVNRFKVHNFDKFSGDLPFVKLERPVHTAFTFSLGSNEGITDIFDIPNQEQ, from the exons ATGAACGAGCCTTCGGTGGAGTTTAAGCGAAACGATAAATCTCTGGGATTGCTGACGAAGCGTTTTGTAGCGCTACTGCGTCAGAGTGATGATGGAATATTGGATTTAAGACAT GCAGCTGATGCACTCTGTGTTCGGCAAAAGAGGCGCATATATGACATCACAAATGTCCTGGAGGGCATAGGATTGATTGAGAAGAAGAGCAAAAATAGCATTAGATGGAG GGGATCCGTGCAGCAACCAAGCACCAATCGCAAGGTGATGCACCTGCAATCGGTGGCGAGTTCACTGAAGGAAGAGGAAGATGAACTCACAGAACATTGCATGTATATGAGGCAGAACCTGAAGAACATCCTCGGGGACACAGTCAATCAGTCCTATGCCTATGTGACGCGAGATGACCTCCTGGATTGCTATGGGGAGGACAATGTGATGGTGTTAAGATGCTCGGAGAAGATGCAGCTGTCTGTGCCACTTAAAAGTGAAGCGGAAGAGAGTGAATGTGCCTTGCAGATTTCATCCCAGATGCGAGAAATTGATGTGCGCCTCCTGACCAAGCAGGGAAGGTCATTGGTGCAGAAGAGCACCCTTCCATCCAGCGAATATGGTAGCAGGATAAAGCAAGAG CCGGTAGACAATGAGCTAAACAGCCCTAAAAGGAATGCTGAAGATGATGATGTTAAGCATGCGCTGCCTGCCAAAAGACGTCCCGGACGACCGCGGAAAGTGAAGAAAGTACCAGACTACGAGAGTGATGAATCCGACTCGGAAGAACGCAGAAAGACAGCAGAGATTCTTCTCAATCATACCAATAAGGAAGTCAATAGATTTAAGGTTCACAATTTCGACAAGTTCAGCG GAGATCTACCCTTTGTGAAGCTAGAACGTCCCGTCCATACAGCATTCACCTTCTCCCTGGGAAGCAATGAGGGCATCACTGATATCTTCGACATTCCCAACCAAGAGCAGTGA
- the LOC129809532 gene encoding farnesol dehydrogenase-like has protein sequence MDQWNNKVAVVTGASSGIGAAIAKDLVKAGMITIGLARRVEKVEALKKDLPENLQGNLHAVKCDVSKEDDIVRVFEWIETKFKGIDVLINNAGIIRETELINKDNSIAIREVINTNVLGPVFCTREAYKSMEKHGRNSHVVHINSILGHYIIRNLQVPSYNIYPASKFAVTAITEIHRQEFIRSKHHIKVTSVSPGAVKTEIFPEDILEKLGKIPFLEPEDVSHSVLHILGTPPHVQIHELIIKPFGEPL, from the exons ATGGATCAATGGAACAATAAAGTCGCGGTTGTAACAGGTGCTTCCTCAG GAATTGGAGCTGCAATCGCTAAAGATCTCGTGAAAGCTGGAATGATAACAATTGGACTAGCTCGAAGAGTTGAAAAAGTTGAAGCTCTGAAGAAAGATCTTCCGGAAAATCTTCAAGGAAATCTTCACGCTGTGAAATGTGACGTGTCCAAGGAAGATGATATCGTGAGAGTTTTTGAATGGATCGAAACTAAATTTAAAGGAATTGATGTCTTGATTAACAATGCTGGAATAATTAGAGAAACTGAGCTTATCAATAAGGACAATTCTATTGCAATTCGCGAGGTGATCAATACAAACGTTCTTGGTCCTGTCTTCTGTACGAGAGAAGCCTATAAATCAATGGAAAAGCATGGCAGAAATTCTCATGTTGTTCACATAAACAGTATTCTTGGACACTATATCATCCGCAATCTTCAAGTACCCTCTTACAATATCTATCCGGCAAGTAAATTTGCAGTAACTGCAATTACAGAAATCCATCGTCAAGAATTCATCCGCAGCAAGCATCACATCAAAGTGACTTCTGTAAGTCCAGGTGCTGTTAAAACTGAAATCTTTCCAGAAGATATATTGGAAAAACTTGGAAAAATACCTTTCCTAGAACCTGAAGATGTATCTCACAGTGTTCTGCATATTTTAGGAACTCCTCCCCATGTTCAAATACACGAATTAATTATCAAACCCTTTGGAGAACCTTTgtga
- the LOC129809534 gene encoding farnesol dehydrogenase-like, producing the protein MEQWKNKIAVVTGASAGIGAAIAVDLVKAGMITIGLARRVERVDALKKNLPENLQGNLHAVKCDVSKEDDIVRVFEWIETKFKGIDVLINNAGIVRQTELINKDNSNAIHEVINTNVLGLVFCTREAYKSMEKHGRNSHVVHINSIVGHNIIRNLQMPSTSIYAPSKYAVTAITEIHRQEFIRSKHHIKVTSVSPGAVKTEIVPEDYLEKFGEFPLLQPEDVSQSVLHVLGTPPHVQIHELIIKPVGETF; encoded by the exons ATGGAACAGTGGAAAAATAAAATCGCGGTTGTAACAGGTGCTTCAGCCG GGATTGGTGCTGCAATTGCTGTGGACCTGGTTAAAGCTGGAATGATCACAATCGGATTAGCTCGAAGGGTTGAAAGAGTTGACGCTCTAAAGAAAAATCTTCCGGAAAATCTTCAAGGAAATCTTCACGCTGTGAAATGTGATGTGTCCAAGGAAGATGATATCGTGAGAGTTTTTGAATGGATCGAAACTAAATTTAAAGGAATTGATGTATTAATCAACAATGCCGGAATAGTTAGACAAACTGAGCTTATCAATAAGGATAATTCAAATGCAATTCATGAAGTGATTAATACAAACGTTCTTGGTCTTGTCTTCTGTACCAGAGAAGCTTACAAGTCAATGGAAAAGCACGGGAGAAATTCTCATGTCGTTCACATAAACAGCATTGTTGGACATAATATCATCCGTAATCTTCAAATGCCTTCAACCAGCATATATGCCCCAAGTAAATATGCAGTAACTGCAATTACAGAAATCCATCGTCAAGAATTCATTCGCAGCAAGCATCACATCAAAGTGACTTCTGTAAGTCCAGGTGCTGTTAAAACTGAGATAGTTCCAGAAGATTATTTAGAGAAATTTGGTGAATTTCCTTTACTACAACCTGAAGATGTATCACAAAGTGTCCTCCATGTTCTGGGTACACCTCCTCATGTTCAGATACATGAACTAATCATCAAGCCCGTTGGcgaaactttttaa